The following proteins are encoded in a genomic region of bacterium:
- the rimM gene encoding ribosome maturation factor RimM (Essential for efficient processing of 16S rRNA) produces MPDLYIIARILHPHGRRGDVVVRSLTDHIETLMGAASVYLGLDSDTPVTVQKIRLHKGSPLLKLEGIEDINGALELKGVDICLPREELAPLEEGEYFLHDLVGFTVLDSSGAEVGPVDGFVETGGPPLLGGKRGSGKQFLIPFAPGTIDDVDLEAGTIRLADLSGLIDE; encoded by the coding sequence ATGCCCGATCTCTACATTATAGCCCGGATCCTCCATCCCCACGGTCGGCGCGGCGATGTCGTGGTCCGTTCCCTCACCGATCACATCGAGACCCTCATGGGCGCTGCCAGCGTTTACCTGGGCCTGGATTCGGACACGCCGGTCACCGTCCAGAAGATCCGCTTGCACAAGGGCAGCCCCCTCCTTAAACTGGAAGGCATCGAAGATATCAACGGCGCCCTCGAACTTAAGGGGGTCGATATCTGTCTCCCCAGGGAGGAACTCGCCCCCCTCGAGGAAGGAGAGTATTTCCTCCACGACCTTGTGGGCTTTACAGTGCTCGACAGCAGCGGGGCCGAGGTTGGTCCGGTTGACGGGTTCGTGGAGACGGGTGGTCCGCCCCTCCTCGGAGGAAAAAGGGGATCGGGCAAACAGTTCCTCATCCCCTTCGCTCCCGGTACCATCGACGACGTGGACCTGGAGGCAGGAACGATCCGCCTGGCGGATTTATCTGGGCTGATCGATGAATAG
- the trmD gene encoding tRNA (guanosine(37)-N1)-methyltransferase TrmD, which produces MKFNVLTIFPEIITSAVSASILGKALERGHIAISTTDIRDHATDKHSMVDDYPYGGGPGMVMKPEPIYGAVQSLSMPAGAPLILLTPQGERFTHAMAKEFASFGEIALLCGRYEGFDERVRELFPVKEVSLGDFVLTGGEFAALAIIDAVSRFIPGVLGDEDSPTEESFAASLLEYPQYTRPAEFMGSKVPEILLSGDHGKVDRWRREQSLLRTLERRPDLLETAELTEEDRKFLEKAKICQFSDNESEK; this is translated from the coding sequence ATGAAATTCAACGTACTCACCATCTTCCCCGAGATCATCACCTCGGCCGTCTCCGCCAGCATCCTGGGCAAGGCGCTGGAGAGGGGCCATATCGCCATCAGCACCACGGACATCCGCGATCACGCCACCGACAAGCACAGCATGGTGGACGACTACCCTTACGGCGGGGGACCAGGCATGGTCATGAAGCCGGAGCCGATCTACGGGGCGGTCCAGTCCTTGTCCATGCCCGCCGGCGCGCCTCTTATCCTCCTGACTCCCCAGGGGGAACGGTTCACCCACGCCATGGCGAAGGAGTTCGCCTCCTTCGGGGAGATCGCCCTTCTTTGCGGTCGTTACGAGGGGTTCGACGAAAGAGTGCGCGAGCTTTTTCCGGTAAAGGAAGTCAGCCTGGGCGATTTCGTTCTTACCGGTGGCGAATTCGCGGCCCTGGCCATCATCGACGCTGTATCCCGTTTCATCCCGGGAGTCCTCGGCGACGAGGATTCGCCCACCGAGGAGAGCTTCGCCGCCAGCCTCCTGGAGTACCCCCAGTACACCCGCCCCGCCGAGTTCATGGGGAGCAAAGTGCCGGAGATCCTCCTGTCCGGGGACCACGGCAAGGTTGACCGGTGGCGCCGGGAACAGTCCCTTCTGCGCACCCTCGAGAGGCGCCCAGACCTCCTGGAGACTGCCGAGCTCACCGAGGAGGACCGGAAATTCCTTGAAAAAGCCAAAATCTGTCAATTTTCGGACAATGAAAGCGAAAAATAG
- the rplS gene encoding 50S ribosomal protein L19: protein MNTIEMYEKEHMKRDVPDTPIGSNVKVHYKIIEGEKERIQIFEGVVIARKRSGLRSTITVRKVTAGIGVERVFPIHSPKMDKIEVTRLGRVRRSKLYYLRALRGKKARIREKGQY from the coding sequence ATGAACACAATCGAAATGTACGAAAAGGAACACATGAAGCGGGACGTTCCCGACACCCCCATCGGATCCAACGTCAAGGTCCACTACAAGATCATCGAGGGCGAGAAGGAGAGGATCCAGATCTTCGAGGGCGTGGTCATCGCACGTAAACGCTCGGGCCTGAGGTCCACCATCACGGTCCGGAAGGTCACCGCCGGCATCGGCGTGGAGAGGGTGTTCCCCATCCACTCCCCCAAGATGGACAAGATCGAGGTCACCCGCCTCGGCCGCGTGCGCCGCAGCAAGCTGTACTACCTGAGGGCGCTGCGGGGCAAGAAGGCCAGGATCAGGGAGAAGGGACAGTACTGA
- a CDS encoding ribonuclease HII translates to MDLSRDKFHLDNELREAGYTLIAGVDEAGRGPLAGPVFAAAVILSPGNGLPQALDSKKISPTRREKLCRQIQEEALAWQVARIEHSVIDEINILRATLKAMVEAVKNLSRTPEMILVDGAQTPFVNSHSKAIRKGDSISQSIGAASILAKVHRDRVMAAYHEEYPLYGFDRHKGYGTQEHMEAIALLGPSPIHRRSFAGVKEHCK, encoded by the coding sequence ATGGATCTTTCCAGAGACAAATTCCATTTGGACAACGAACTCCGCGAAGCGGGCTACACCCTCATCGCCGGTGTGGACGAGGCAGGTCGCGGGCCCCTTGCGGGGCCGGTTTTTGCTGCCGCTGTCATCCTGTCCCCGGGAAACGGCCTCCCTCAGGCTCTTGACAGCAAGAAGATCTCCCCCACCCGGCGGGAGAAGCTGTGCCGGCAGATCCAGGAGGAGGCCCTGGCGTGGCAAGTGGCCCGGATCGAGCACAGCGTCATCGACGAGATCAACATCCTCCGGGCGACCTTGAAGGCCATGGTCGAGGCGGTGAAGAACCTTTCCCGTACCCCCGAAATGATCCTGGTGGACGGCGCGCAGACGCCCTTCGTGAATTCCCACTCGAAGGCCATTCGAAAGGGCGATTCGATCTCCCAATCCATCGGCGCCGCCTCCATCCTGGCCAAGGTCCATCGCGACCGGGTCATGGCCGCCTACCACGAGGAGTATCCCCTCTACGGATTCGACCGCCACAAGGGATACGGCACACAGGAACACATGGAGGCCATCGCCCTCCTCGGCCCGAGCCCCATACATCGCAGATCATTTGCTGGTGTCAAAGAACACTGCAAATAA
- a CDS encoding YraN family protein has product MSRQEPEHLRTGDRGESLAAWFLRLKGYRILERNFECRCGEIDIVAWKKGTLVFVEVRTRKDGSLVAPLNSVTPVKAAKIIDTARWYLAGVARPLPPCRFDLVAVTPLGPRHQVNHIAGAFDTTTGEYVLGRRISAARSRRRFPPRRKRNTGK; this is encoded by the coding sequence ATGTCCAGACAAGAACCAGAACACCTACGTACCGGAGACCGCGGCGAATCGCTGGCTGCCTGGTTCCTTCGGCTGAAGGGGTACCGCATCCTGGAACGGAACTTCGAATGCCGCTGCGGGGAGATCGACATCGTCGCCTGGAAAAAGGGAACTCTTGTCTTCGTGGAAGTGAGGACAAGGAAAGACGGGTCGCTGGTCGCCCCCTTAAACTCGGTAACCCCCGTAAAAGCGGCGAAGATCATCGACACCGCACGCTGGTACCTGGCCGGGGTGGCCCGCCCCCTTCCTCCCTGCCGGTTCGACCTGGTCGCAGTAACACCTCTGGGGCCTCGTCACCAGGTAAACCACATCGCCGGCGCCTTCGACACGACCACGGGAGAGTATGTCCTCGGCAGGCGGATCTCCGCCGCACGCAGTCGCCGCCGGTTTCCTCCCCGCAGGAAACGTAATACCGGCAAATGA
- a CDS encoding sigma-54 dependent transcriptional regulator produces the protein MTGVNVLIVDDEKAIRDGLSRVLESEGFNTELSDSGYSALEELQSSDFQLVITDLKMPGMSGMEVLNAITILQPNVPVILITGYSTVENAVEVMKKGAFDYLAKPFTPDQLLDKVRKALDHRAFLLEEHSPARHLREQIGFDTMVGHSAALEKVFWRINQVAPTDSTVLITGESGTGKELAARGIHHVSPRRQKPFMAIDCTTLVESLLESELFGHIKGSFTGAVQTKKGLFQVADGGTLFLDEVSNISPAIQAKLLRVIQEMVITPIGGTKTIPIDIRLIAATNMDLKEMVAEGTFREDLYYRLNIVPIQIPPLREREGDLTLLASHFMKKYSEEIGKDIRGMAPGAMNVLKRYPFPGNVRELENVIERAIVLAKGNLIQAGDLEIQAPLCENGILDTERVPKSTEELKYMKKKLREDAVRPLEHAFLLDALERNGWNVTRAAEDVGMLRPNFQALLKKQGISLKDREAGS, from the coding sequence ATGACAGGGGTTAACGTTCTCATCGTCGACGACGAAAAGGCCATCAGGGATGGCCTGTCCCGGGTACTGGAGAGCGAGGGGTTCAACACCGAACTCAGCGACAGTGGTTACTCCGCGCTGGAAGAGCTTCAATCCAGCGATTTTCAACTCGTCATCACTGATCTGAAGATGCCCGGAATGAGCGGCATGGAGGTTTTAAACGCAATCACCATCCTCCAGCCCAATGTCCCCGTTATTCTCATCACCGGCTACTCCACCGTGGAAAACGCCGTTGAGGTTATGAAAAAAGGCGCCTTTGACTACCTGGCCAAGCCGTTCACTCCCGACCAACTCCTTGATAAAGTCCGCAAGGCCCTCGATCATCGGGCGTTCCTGTTAGAGGAGCACTCCCCCGCCCGGCACTTGAGGGAGCAGATCGGGTTCGACACCATGGTGGGCCACAGCGCAGCCCTCGAGAAGGTGTTCTGGAGGATCAACCAGGTCGCCCCCACTGACAGCACCGTGCTTATCACCGGCGAGAGCGGCACCGGCAAGGAACTGGCGGCAAGGGGCATCCACCATGTCAGCCCGCGCCGGCAAAAACCGTTCATGGCCATCGACTGCACGACCCTCGTTGAGAGCCTCCTGGAAAGCGAGCTGTTCGGTCACATCAAGGGGTCTTTCACAGGGGCGGTCCAGACCAAGAAAGGCCTGTTCCAGGTAGCAGACGGCGGGACCTTGTTCCTCGACGAGGTTTCCAATATCAGTCCGGCCATCCAGGCCAAGCTCCTGCGCGTCATCCAGGAGATGGTGATCACTCCCATCGGAGGGACGAAAACGATCCCCATCGATATCCGCCTTATCGCCGCCACCAACATGGATCTCAAGGAGATGGTGGCCGAGGGCACCTTCCGTGAGGACCTTTACTACAGGCTCAACATCGTGCCGATCCAGATCCCGCCATTACGCGAACGTGAGGGCGACCTTACTCTCCTTGCAAGTCATTTCATGAAAAAGTACTCCGAGGAGATCGGCAAGGACATACGGGGTATGGCGCCGGGAGCCATGAACGTGCTCAAGCGCTACCCCTTCCCGGGCAACGTCAGGGAGCTCGAAAACGTCATTGAGAGGGCGATCGTGCTTGCGAAAGGCAACCTCATCCAGGCCGGAGACCTGGAGATCCAGGCTCCCCTTTGTGAAAACGGCATCCTCGACACCGAACGCGTTCCGAAAAGCACCGAGGAGCTCAAGTACATGAAGAAAAAGCTCCGTGAAGACGCTGTCCGGCCCCTGGAACACGCCTTTCTCCTGGACGCCCTGGAACGCAACGGATGGAACGTCACCCGCGCAGCCGAGGACGTTGGGATGCTGAGGCCTAATTTCCAGGCCCTGCTGAAAAAACAGGGGATTTCGTTGAAGGACCGTGAGGCCGGCTCCTGA
- a CDS encoding ATP-binding protein, producing the protein MRFGLMIKFSIISAIVLMFTMTVFTLFNIAALKGAFMELYTRDIDNLSETILQTTHSAMLGGHVEEAYHLMNRAGKQENIKNVRLIDKNGVVQFSLDKKEVSTRIDKQEDPSCRMCHMGNSTKVDVPAMDRSRLFVDRDREEVLAVTRAIRNEPGCYEAQCHYHPSDVNLLGVLDITVSTSGIVTQMAAYRNNILIEIVFLVVALSLCLNLLTRKLITQPVNTLLDHTRALSRGDWRIIKDAPNDELGELAEAFNEMTGSLKKAREDRDQWAATLESRVEERTKQIQEMQSVLIRSEKLASLGELAAGIAHELNNPLTGILIHASIIDKNVKLVPEFKQDLDTITEEADRCARIVKNLLDFSRKTEPRKSMNSINDTLDRALGLVEHLSSFYDISIVREYANNLPDLLIDSGQMEQVFINMFLNASQAMEEGGTLTLWTGMDLTGDAVVVRIQDTGFGIPEENLVKVFDPFFSTKGARGTGLGLSVSYGIVEGHGGTVEVYSKVDEGTTFSITLPV; encoded by the coding sequence ATGCGCTTTGGTCTGATGATCAAGTTCTCAATCATCAGCGCGATTGTTCTGATGTTCACCATGACCGTGTTCACCCTCTTTAACATTGCCGCCCTGAAAGGGGCGTTCATGGAGCTGTACACCCGGGATATAGATAACCTGTCCGAGACCATCCTTCAAACAACCCATAGCGCCATGCTGGGGGGCCATGTCGAAGAGGCATACCATCTCATGAATCGGGCGGGGAAACAGGAGAACATCAAGAACGTCCGGCTTATCGACAAAAACGGGGTCGTCCAGTTTTCCCTGGACAAAAAGGAAGTGAGCACCCGGATCGACAAGCAGGAGGATCCCAGTTGCCGGATGTGCCACATGGGAAACTCCACGAAGGTGGATGTCCCTGCCATGGATCGAAGCCGTTTGTTCGTCGACCGGGACAGGGAAGAGGTCCTGGCGGTTACGAGGGCCATCCGGAACGAACCGGGATGCTATGAGGCTCAATGCCACTACCATCCGTCTGACGTCAACCTCCTGGGTGTCCTGGATATCACGGTCTCCACCTCCGGCATCGTGACCCAGATGGCGGCCTACCGGAACAACATCCTCATAGAGATCGTGTTCCTGGTCGTGGCCCTGTCCCTGTGCCTGAACCTTCTGACCCGCAAACTCATCACGCAGCCGGTGAATACCCTCCTGGACCATACACGTGCCCTGTCCAGGGGGGACTGGCGCATCATTAAAGACGCTCCCAACGACGAACTTGGAGAGCTTGCGGAAGCGTTCAACGAGATGACCGGCAGCCTGAAAAAGGCCAGGGAGGACAGGGACCAGTGGGCGGCGACCCTGGAAAGCCGGGTAGAGGAGAGGACAAAACAGATCCAGGAGATGCAGTCGGTGCTCATCCGCTCAGAAAAGCTGGCCTCCCTGGGCGAACTCGCCGCGGGGATCGCCCACGAACTCAACAACCCTTTAACCGGGATCCTGATCCACGCTTCCATCATCGACAAGAACGTCAAGCTCGTACCGGAGTTCAAACAGGACCTGGACACAATCACCGAAGAAGCCGACCGCTGCGCCAGGATCGTCAAGAACCTTCTGGATTTTTCCCGAAAGACAGAGCCCAGGAAGAGCATGAACAGCATCAACGACACCCTGGACCGAGCCCTTGGCCTGGTGGAACACCTCTCCTCTTTCTACGATATCTCCATCGTTCGGGAGTACGCAAATAATCTGCCGGACCTTCTCATCGATTCGGGACAGATGGAACAGGTGTTCATCAACATGTTTTTAAACGCCAGCCAGGCCATGGAGGAGGGGGGAACGCTGACCCTCTGGACCGGGATGGATCTCACCGGAGACGCTGTCGTGGTCAGAATACAGGACACCGGATTCGGGATCCCGGAAGAAAATCTCGTAAAGGTTTTCGATCCGTTTTTCAGCACGAAGGGAGCCCGGGGGACAGGTCTCGGGCTATCGGTATCCTACGGAATCGTGGAAGGGCACGGCGGTACGGTGGAAGTGTACAGCAAGGTGGATGAGGGAACGACATTTTCGATCACACTGCCGGTGTGA
- a CDS encoding HAMP domain-containing protein: MFRQFATKEIINVAMVVTGFTIVCCILLYSFVKADMMKDSVRYEAALSDTILRSMRYAMLQSDHDSIDQMMLNIGAQEPVKYARIFKCTGVILHSSNIEEIGTVPDRGSPLCARCHTGSKPVTRLGLMDRAIVHTNENKEKILYLMTPIFNDPDCSSAACHFHPEEKQLLGTLDMGLSQEKLMKSLAMLRLRLVIFCVMILFLTVGGVTALLWRNVMQPLRGLVDYASECCEGRIGVDIPRGSAEIERLGELVQVMALERRGAQLPGDEDGTTDNGNPESGGTPS; the protein is encoded by the coding sequence ATGTTCAGGCAGTTTGCCACAAAAGAGATCATTAATGTGGCCATGGTGGTGACCGGGTTTACCATCGTCTGCTGCATCCTGCTGTACTCCTTCGTCAAGGCAGATATGATGAAAGATTCGGTGCGGTACGAAGCCGCCCTCTCGGACACGATCCTAAGGTCCATGAGGTACGCCATGCTCCAGTCGGACCACGACAGCATTGACCAGATGATGCTGAACATCGGGGCCCAGGAGCCGGTGAAGTATGCCCGGATCTTCAAGTGCACAGGTGTGATCCTCCATTCCAGCAACATCGAAGAGATCGGCACCGTGCCCGATCGCGGATCACCTCTTTGCGCCCGGTGCCACACAGGCTCGAAGCCGGTTACCAGGCTGGGCCTGATGGACCGGGCCATTGTCCATACCAATGAAAACAAGGAGAAGATCCTCTATCTGATGACGCCCATCTTCAACGATCCTGATTGTTCCTCGGCCGCGTGTCATTTTCATCCCGAAGAAAAGCAACTCCTCGGAACCCTGGATATGGGGTTGTCCCAGGAAAAGCTGATGAAATCCCTGGCAATGCTGAGGTTGCGTCTGGTCATTTTTTGCGTCATGATTCTATTCCTGACGGTGGGCGGCGTGACGGCTCTCCTGTGGCGCAATGTGATGCAGCCGTTAAGGGGACTGGTCGACTACGCCTCCGAGTGTTGTGAGGGTCGTATCGGTGTGGATATCCCCAGGGGATCCGCCGAGATCGAGCGTCTGGGTGAACTGGTACAGGTCATGGCCCTCGAGCGGCGGGGAGCTCAATTGCCCGGAGACGAGGACGGCACCACCGACAACGGGAATCCTGAGTCGGGCGGGACCCCTTCGTGA
- a CDS encoding polysulfide reductase, giving the protein MKSLVKTGYRPVDSVADEGSGRRWSFLEKLLLGLTLREYLRQAVRNPLNWILGALFAVGFPLIIYRFIFGLGVVTHSSNDYPWGLFLGFGLFVMVPLSASGFLMGTTVELFGRKDFKPILRIALLNGLLGYFFAVVYLLCDLGQPWRLPYPMVVAWGTAAVLFLVGWHVATYLTVQILEVSEAFFEWAQWPMAKQFIKKMTIGLTIAGIILSTLHQGALGALFTYAPSKVHPLWYSQEFLWIFFFVSSIFGGLCMVIVVSSIVKKTMFWRADEAFRENLDRLTIGLARGSSMALITYLTIKLLGIAHDNEWAYLATGWGQWFSFELLFGVIAPMVLFAYGIRNQRVGIVRFGALIAVLGIALNRLNTAIIAFNWNLYQEIPHIFEWIIAFTLFGLYIATYRFILYRLPIVYSWKKVPVEAYAKATEKVHSHGAVAQPSTVSREMR; this is encoded by the coding sequence ATGAAATCCCTTGTGAAAACAGGTTATCGTCCCGTGGATTCCGTGGCCGACGAAGGTTCCGGACGCCGCTGGAGCTTCCTGGAAAAGCTGCTCCTCGGCCTGACTCTTCGCGAGTACCTGCGCCAGGCGGTCCGAAACCCGTTAAACTGGATCCTGGGGGCGCTCTTTGCCGTCGGGTTCCCCCTCATCATTTACAGGTTCATCTTCGGCCTGGGAGTCGTCACCCACTCCTCCAATGATTACCCCTGGGGGCTGTTCCTCGGTTTCGGGCTTTTCGTCATGGTGCCCCTCTCGGCATCCGGGTTCCTAATGGGGACCACGGTTGAGCTCTTCGGCCGCAAGGATTTCAAGCCCATCCTGCGCATCGCCCTTTTAAACGGGCTGCTGGGTTACTTTTTCGCGGTGGTTTACCTCCTCTGTGACCTGGGTCAGCCATGGCGCCTGCCATACCCGATGGTGGTGGCCTGGGGGACCGCGGCGGTCCTGTTCCTGGTGGGCTGGCATGTGGCCACCTACCTGACCGTCCAGATCCTGGAGGTGTCCGAGGCGTTCTTCGAGTGGGCTCAATGGCCAATGGCCAAGCAGTTCATCAAGAAGATGACCATCGGGCTCACCATCGCCGGTATCATCCTGTCTACTCTCCATCAGGGGGCCCTGGGAGCACTGTTCACCTATGCGCCCTCCAAGGTCCATCCCCTGTGGTACTCTCAGGAGTTCCTGTGGATCTTCTTCTTCGTGTCATCCATCTTCGGCGGGCTGTGCATGGTCATCGTGGTGAGCTCAATCGTGAAAAAGACCATGTTCTGGCGAGCCGACGAGGCGTTCAGGGAGAACCTTGACCGGCTCACCATCGGGTTGGCCAGGGGGTCGAGCATGGCCCTCATCACTTATCTGACCATCAAACTCCTCGGTATCGCCCACGACAACGAGTGGGCATACCTGGCCACAGGTTGGGGACAATGGTTTTCCTTCGAGCTTCTTTTTGGAGTGATCGCGCCCATGGTCCTCTTCGCCTACGGCATCCGCAACCAGCGGGTCGGGATCGTCCGGTTCGGGGCTCTTATCGCAGTGCTCGGAATCGCCCTGAACCGACTCAACACCGCCATCATCGCCTTTAACTGGAACCTCTACCAGGAGATCCCCCATATTTTTGAGTGGATCATCGCCTTCACCCTGTTCGGGCTTTACATCGCGACCTACCGGTTCATCCTTTACCGCCTCCCCATCGTGTATTCCTGGAAAAAGGTGCCGGTGGAGGCCTATGCGAAAGCGACCGAAAAGGTTCACAGCCATGGAGCCGTGGCCCAGCCCTCAACGGTTTCCAGGGAGATGAGATAG
- a CDS encoding 4Fe-4S dicluster domain-containing protein — MSKMTRRKFLSVSLAGAAAGTFTLSGKAIGAAGFTGYPDGMGVLVDLTRCIGCRTCEAACNEEQKLPAPAVPFDDHSVFDELHHGGTQKRRTDENAFTVVNRYEAGKEGQPAYRKIQCNHCNEPACLTSCFVNAYTKTKEGAVIYNSKVCVGCRNCMVACPFRIPAYSYSSAFNPVIRKCIFCYDTRLKFGRPPACVEACPQEVLTFGHRKNLIKVAYERIRVNPGRYVGHLYGENEVGGTSWMYLSGVPFEEVGFDTTLQKEPILANAQAFLSNVPMVLSIWPALFLGFHRLATRGGEGAEEKPATEKREDI; from the coding sequence ATGAGTAAGATGACCCGAAGAAAGTTTCTTTCGGTGAGCCTGGCGGGAGCGGCAGCAGGGACGTTCACCTTGTCCGGGAAAGCTATCGGTGCTGCCGGCTTCACCGGCTACCCCGATGGAATGGGAGTCCTGGTGGACCTGACCCGCTGCATCGGCTGTCGGACCTGTGAGGCCGCGTGCAACGAAGAACAGAAACTGCCCGCTCCCGCGGTGCCCTTCGACGACCACTCGGTATTCGATGAGCTGCACCACGGGGGCACACAGAAGAGAAGGACCGACGAGAACGCTTTTACCGTGGTGAACCGGTACGAGGCCGGCAAGGAAGGGCAGCCGGCGTACCGGAAGATCCAGTGCAACCATTGTAACGAGCCGGCCTGCCTGACCAGCTGCTTCGTCAACGCCTACACGAAGACGAAGGAGGGGGCGGTGATCTACAACTCCAAGGTCTGCGTGGGGTGCCGGAACTGCATGGTCGCGTGCCCCTTCCGGATTCCGGCTTACTCCTATTCCAGCGCCTTCAACCCGGTGATCCGCAAGTGCATTTTCTGCTACGACACCCGGCTCAAGTTCGGAAGGCCGCCTGCCTGCGTGGAAGCGTGTCCCCAGGAGGTCCTGACCTTCGGGCACAGGAAGAACCTGATAAAGGTTGCCTATGAGCGTATCCGGGTCAACCCGGGCCGCTACGTGGGCCACCTTTACGGGGAAAATGAGGTAGGAGGGACGTCCTGGATGTACCTTTCCGGCGTTCCCTTCGAGGAGGTGGGGTTCGACACCACCCTCCAGAAAGAACCGATCCTGGCCAACGCACAGGCTTTTCTCTCCAATGTTCCCATGGTATTGTCCATCTGGCCCGCCCTGTTCCTCGGGTTCCACCGCCTGGCAACCCGGGGTGGTGAGGGGGCCGAAGAGAAACCCGCAACCGAGAAGAGGGAGGATATATAG